The sequence GTCCATTAATATTCCATTGTATTATTTGTATCATCTATTCTTCTTTTTGGGGTGGGCTTTCTGTAATAACAGGTGGAAGAGGGTGGGTGGGAAGCTGGGAAAGTTGAGAAAGGAAGGAGAAAATAGTTGGATTTGTGTTGTAGTAATCGACTGAATTATTATGTACGCAGTCAACAGTGCTATCGATATTCGCGTTATATTCATTTGCGTTTATGTTTGCTGAGTTAGCATTGTTGGTagtagaaaatatttgcttGGTTTGTGGGTtactattgttattattgctggTGGAGGGTAGAAGAGTGTAAACAGTGGGAGTAGGTGATGCCGGCTTGAATgatgtatttattgtatttttgttacTTCCTTTTGTGGTATTATTTGTTTTGatgatatttaaattgttgGGGTTTCTGGAGGTTTGTTCTGCTTGGTGATTAGTTGCATTTGTTGTGTTTATATTGTTTTGTGGATTACTGCAGGTATTTTTGGTTATATTAGAAAAAGAGGGTGAAGATTCATTAAGAGTGGGGGGTATTTGCATTTTATGTATTCTAATAGCCTCGCGCATGCTGCAttt comes from Anastrepha ludens isolate Willacy chromosome 3, idAnaLude1.1, whole genome shotgun sequence and encodes:
- the LOC128856583 gene encoding rhoGEF domain-containing protein gxcJ-like, with protein sequence MHNNLNHSKGTVYAPCLNDVPETEIVENLSDQGVVSAYKFLKRYDGQTVASGVVLLTFDLYQLPEKLEVSWYTTKVRPYFPNPMRCKSCQILGHTTKRCNKTPVCDSCALPPHTPTPCSRTFCANCSGDHAASSKSCPKFVQMKQIITIKTEKKCSMREAIRIHKMQIPPTLNESSPSFSNITKNTCSNPQNNINTTNATNHQAEQTSRNPNNLNIIKTNNTTKGSNKNTINTSFKPASPTPTVYTLLPSTSNNNNSNPQTKQIFSTTNNANSANINANEYNANIDSTVDCVHNNSVDYYNTNPTIFSFLSQLSQLPTHPLPPVITESPPQKEE